The proteins below come from a single Aegilops tauschii subsp. strangulata cultivar AL8/78 chromosome 6, Aet v6.0, whole genome shotgun sequence genomic window:
- the LOC109758916 gene encoding protein FAR1-RELATED SEQUENCE 5-like codes for MKKYREYLALLYKKYKTFKEEFTAILNWPLMPTEFEAAWAELMHKYNLEKDQMMIQLWSDWKMWISAYYKNIFCARMTSTQRSESMNHVLKKGFVKGTQNLHKFARRVNACIQTRMQKENEQTMTSMTNPVTKTAYGYEEDMSIKYTRAVYTEMRTRMRKATLFRAKPTAEPTKYLVYYHNKVGHDDEERFSWSKHEFQVVADPENEIYECECKLWTHTGMFCLHIMNILDYLKPDKFPPKYILKRYTKTARSQPTFDTRDYYTTASDGSSRLSKQGTLLQLNLMVNKKAMRCDQQYDKTFYVLKRLVEELDAIHSANRANADERMAEEDAEIEDDLHYYEAEKLQTAAQANQCKQDVDQLLQQRQEQTMKLSLYSETKGRKKISAAMKSDKRAQIRAQPQPVSSTSYKNKSQHVRKEMKEHGNKDIQDNTRSSS; via the exons ATGAAGAAGTACAGGGAATACCTCGCGTTGCTGTACAAAAAGTATAAAACATTCAAAGAGGAGTTCACAGCTATATTAAATTGGCCGTTGATGCCAACGGAGTTTGAAGCTGCCTGGGCTGAACTCATGCACAAGTACAACCTGGAGAAAGACCAGATGATGATACAGCTGTGGAGTGATTGGAAAATGTGGATTTCAGCATATTACAAGAACATTTTCTGTGCTAGAATGACTTCCACACAACGAAGCGAGAGCATGAACCACGTGCTCAAGAAAGGGTTTGTCAAGGGGACCCAGAACCTGCACAAGTTTGCTAGGCGGGTAAATGCTTGCATACAAACTCGGATGCAGAAGGAGAACGAGCAGACAATGACCAGCATG ACCAATCCTGTGACAAAAACAGCTTACGGCTACGAGGAAGACATGTCTATCAAGTACACAAGAGCCGTGTACACCGAGATGAGGACTAGGATGAGAAAAGCCACGCTATTTCGCGCAAAACCTACAGCAGAGCCCACTAAGTACCTTGTGTACTACCACAACAAGGTTGGTCATGATGATGAAGAAAGATTTTCCTGGTCAAAGCATGAATTCCAGGTTGTAGCTGACCCAGAGAATGAAATATACGAGTGTGAATGCAAGCTTTGGACACACACAG GCATGTTCTGCCTTCACATCATGAACATACTAGACTACCTGAAGCCTGACAAATTTCCACCCAAGTATATCCTAAAAAGGTACACAAAGACTGCAAGATCACAACCAACATTTGATACAAGGGACTACTACACAACTGCATCGGATGGCAGCTCAAGACTATCGAAGCAAGGCACCTTGCTGCAGCTAaatttgatggttaacaagaaaGCGATGAGATGTGACCAGCAATATGACAAAACCTTCTATGTTCTCAAGAGGCTCGTGGAAGAGCTTGATGCAATACATTCAGCAAATCGAGCGAATGCTGACGAAAGGATggctgaagaagatgctgaaaTTGAAGATGACCTTCATTATTATGAAGCTGAAAAGCTCCAGACAGCTGCTCAAGCAAACCAATGCAAGCAGGATGTTGACCAATTATTGCAGCAACGGCAGGAGCAGACAATGAAACTGTCGCTCTACTCTGAAACAAAGGGTAGGAAGAAAATTTCTGCAGCTATGAAAAGTGACAAAAGAGCTCAAATAAGGGCACAACCTCAGCCTGTGTCTTCCACTTCATACAAAAACAAAAGTCAACACGTCAGAAAAGAAATGAAGGAACATGGGAACAAAGATATACAAGACAATACCAGAAGTTCAAGTTAA
- the LOC109758917 gene encoding uncharacterized protein, giving the protein MAFFGYDPYDYGYGYPAAADAFFHDAEQLMTECLRPARRRAPARHDDAFFPGFGAAEPAARTTARPRPSSGSPKSCPDYFEIEVTGDSNSPPAVPRKPAPSADEAAVRVQAAVRGLLARRMVREVRMVERLAEAVAARVASEAEALRADALARIGLGEELMRLLLRLDGVRGAREYRRRVTRRVLALQDAVDALEAAPAVVTADAPEVQDAEEEAESGMEPELPVEDNTASDFLAAETTDMAAMEVDAASPVVVDEAGQTETELVAEGEKASEAEGEWEMVLTGDGDVFTGEEDHAPPKAQQQQQEQAQEEKKTVTTDGLDAKKLMEMVAALCERSAQQCELIGALAERVDTLERAFRRVEEADRRRRRNKKTNKDGKKNTSSFYSD; this is encoded by the coding sequence ATGGCGTTCTTTGGCTATGACCCGTACGACTACGGCTATGgctaccccgccgccgccgatgcCTTCTTCCACGACGCCGAGCAGCTGATGACGGAGTGCTTGCGCCCCGCCCGCCGCAGGGCCCCGGCGCGGCACGACGACGCCTTCTTCCCTGGCTTCGGCGCCGCCGAGCCGGCCGCACGGACTACGGCGCGTCCCAGGCCCAGCAGCGGGTCCCCGAAGAGCTGCCCGGACTACTTCGAGATTGAGGTCACGGGCGACTCCAACTCTCCGCCAGCTGTGCCGAGGAAGCCGGCGCCTTCAGCGGACGAAGCCGCGGTGAGGGTGCAGGCGGCGGTGCGCGGGCTGCTCGCTCGTCGCATGGTGCGGGAGGTGCGCATGGTGGAGCGGCTGGCGGAGGCCGTGGCCGCGAGGGTGGCCTCCGAGGCGGAGGCGCTCCGCGCGGACGCCCTTGCACGGATCGGCCTCGGGGAGGAGCTCATGCGGCTGCTGCTGCGCCTCGACGGCGTGCGCGGCGCCCGGGAGTACCGGAGGCGGGTCACCAGGCGCGTGCTCGCGCTCCAGGACGCTGTTGACGCGCTCGAGGCCGCGCCTGCGGTGGTGACCGCCGATGCGCCGGAAGTTCAGGATGCAGAGGAAGAAGCAGAGAGCGGGATGGAGCCGGAGCTGCCGGTTGAGGACAATACTGCGTCGGATTTTCTGGCTGCCGAGACAACCGACATGGCAGCGATGGAGGTTGATGCAGCGAGTCCCGTCGTCGTCGACGAGGCCGGGCAGACCGAGACCGAACTGGTGGCGGAAGGCGAGAAGGCCTCGGAGGCGGAGGGTGAGTGGGAGATGGTGCTGACGGGGGACGGCGACGTCTTCACCGGCGAGGAGGACCATGCACCACCCAAAGCGCAGCAGCAACAGCAAGAACAGGCACAGGAGGAGAAGAAGACGGTGACCACCGACGGGCTGGACGCGAAGAAACTGATGGAGATGGTGGCGGCGCTGTGCGAACGGAGCGCACAGCAGTGCGAGCTCATCGGGGCCCTGGCTGAGCGGGTGGACACACTGGAGCGCGCCTTCCGGCGGGTTGAGGAGGCCGACCGGCGCAGGCGGAGGAACAAGAAAACCAACAAGGACGGCAAGAAGAACACAAGTAGCTTCTACAGCGACTAG